From the Lactobacillus sp. PV034 genome, the window CCAGATATCGACGAAGCTCTTGTTGTTGAATGGTACAACCAAAGACTTTAATCTTAAGTCTATGTTTCAAAAAAGTCTTTTCATTTTTGAAAAGACTTTTTTTGTTTACTTTCTTTTCTTTATATTGGTTTCCCGGTAAACTAATAATTACAATGTAGTAGGAGGGATTACAAATGAGTGAATCGTTAAATGATCGACTACAACAAGCTGCTTCAGGTGTCACACCTCAAACTAAACCTGATGAACGCCGTAAGTTTTTAGGTTCTTTAAGAGAAAGAACCTATTTACGAATGACCGTAGCACAAACTCAAAATCCAAAATTACAGCAACTTTTTTTAGAGCATATAGATGACTATCGTCCCTATAGTATTTTAATTAATGGTAAGATGCCGCAAACTAATTTTGTAAATAAAGTGATGCAGGCATGCTCTCATAATAATATTAAATTTACTCTTATCAATGATCAGACCGCAAAAAATGAACCTGATGCAACTGGTATTTTAGTAGTGGCCAAAGATGCCATTAATCGTTATCGGATTGAAATCGATCAAGTATATGCTCCTTCTATTGAAGTGGCAGACAAATTAGATAATTCTCAGCCCAAGAAACATAGTTTCTTTAGAAAACTTTTTAGAAAAGGAAATTAAAGATGCAACCTTTAGCATATCGTATGCGTCCTACTAATCTCGATGAAGTTGTTGGTCAAGAGCACTTAATTGGTCCAGGTAAAATCATTCGTCGTATGGTTGAAGCACGCTTACTTTCTTCTATGATTCTCTACGGACCACCAGGAATTGGAAAAACATCGATTGCAAGTGCAATTGCTGGTTCGACTAAATATGCATTTCGTAAGCTTAATGCGGCTACTGATACAAAAAAAGATCTCCAAATTGTGGCTGAAGAAAGTAAAATGTCAGGAACAGTAATACTTTTACTCGATGAAATTCATCGTTTAGATAAAACTAAACAGGACTTTTTATTACCCTTATTAGAAGCTGGGCAAATCATTTTAATTGGAGCAACTACGGAAAATCCTTATATTTCTATTTCTCCTGCAATTCGATCAAGGTGTCAGATTTTTGAGCTTCATCCTCTTGAACCTACAGATATCAAAAAAGCAGTTCAAAGAGCCTTAAGCGACGAAGAAAAAGGATTAAAAAAGTATCATCCTACTTTAACACCAGAAGCAGAACAAATGCTAATTGATAAAGGAAATGGTGATTTACGCTCTACTCTCAATGGATTAGAGCTAGCTGTTACATCTACCTATCAAGAATTAAAATTATCCAATAAAGATACTACATCCCTAACCATTGATAAAGATGAAATGGGTAATTCTTTACAAATGAAAACTCAAAACTATGATCGCAACGGAGACGGTCATTATGATTTAATTTCAGCTTTTCAAAAGTCCATTAGAGGTTCGGACACGGATGCTGCTCTTTATTACTTAGCACAGCTCT encodes:
- a CDS encoding YueI family protein, giving the protein MSESLNDRLQQAASGVTPQTKPDERRKFLGSLRERTYLRMTVAQTQNPKLQQLFLEHIDDYRPYSILINGKMPQTNFVNKVMQACSHNNIKFTLINDQTAKNEPDATGILVVAKDAINRYRIEIDQVYAPSIEVADKLDNSQPKKHSFFRKLFRKGN
- a CDS encoding replication-associated recombination protein A, producing the protein MQPLAYRMRPTNLDEVVGQEHLIGPGKIIRRMVEARLLSSMILYGPPGIGKTSIASAIAGSTKYAFRKLNAATDTKKDLQIVAEESKMSGTVILLLDEIHRLDKTKQDFLLPLLEAGQIILIGATTENPYISISPAIRSRCQIFELHPLEPTDIKKAVQRALSDEEKGLKKYHPTLTPEAEQMLIDKGNGDLRSTLNGLELAVTSTYQELKLSNKDTTSLTIDKDEMGNSLQMKTQNYDRNGDGHYDLISAFQKSIRGSDTDAALYYLAQLCESGDLPSIFRRLLVIAYEDIGLANPAACQHTTAAVQAANMVGLPEARIILANAVIELCLSPKSNSAIMAIDAALDDVRNQKNNPIPNRLKDAHYKGAKKLGHGLNYIYPHSYPGDWIPQQYLPDNLMGKSYFKPKGNSKFEKAFKKQYETLLKLQKDGLNNEKNN